One window of Centropristis striata isolate RG_2023a ecotype Rhode Island chromosome 21, C.striata_1.0, whole genome shotgun sequence genomic DNA carries:
- the ccz1 gene encoding vacuolar fusion protein CCZ1 homolog isoform X1: protein MLMISPRMASGMQEKQYTPSLLNFFIYNPTFGPREGEEEKKILFYHPSDVEKNEKIRNVGLCEAIVQFTRTFCPTKPAKSLHTQKNRQFFFEPEENFWIVMVVRNPMVEKPNKDGKPPTVEYQEEEILDTVYGAVVRQCYSMYKLFNGTFGRAMEAGGVEVLIQKLEKFFYRYLQTLHLQSCDLLDVFGGISFFPLDKMTYLKIQSFVNRVEESLSLIKYTAFLYNDQLIWSGLEQDDMRILYKYLTTSLFPRHSEPELAGRDSPLRPEVAGNLLHYGRFLTGPTNLKDPEAKFRFPKIFVSAEDGYEELHLIVYKAMSAAACFMISASVELTRDFCEQLDSLVGPQLTLLASDICEQFTVNRRISGPEKEPQFKFIYFNHMNLAEKSTIHMRKTASVCLTSVHPDLMKILGDINCDFARVDEDEEIIVKAMTDYWVVGKKSDQRELYVILNQKNANLIEVNEEVKRLCATQFNNIFFLD from the exons ATGCTGATGATTAG TCCCAGAATGGCTTCAGGAATGCAAGAGAAACAGTACACACCATCTCTGCTCAATTTTTTCATTTACAACCCAACATTTGGACCACGGGAAGGAGAG GAAGAGAAGAAGATCCTGTTTTACCACCCAAGTGATGTGGAGAAGAACGAGAAGATCAGAAATGTGGGCCTTTGTGAGGCCATTGTACAGTTCACCAG AACGTTCTGTCCAACAAAACCAGCTAAATCCCTGCACACACAGAAGAATCGTCAGTTTTTCTTTGAGCCAGAGGAAAACTTCTGGATAGTCATG GTGGTGCGAAACCCGATGGTTGAGAAACCAAACAAAGATGGAAAACCTCCCACAGTAGAATATCAGGAAGAGGAAATACTT GACACTGTTTATGGAGCAGTAGTAAGGCAGTGCTACAGTATGTACAAG CTCTTCAATGGTACGTTTGGCAGAGCAATGGAAGCCGGCGGAGTGGAGGTGCTCATTCAGAAGCTTGAAAAGTTCTTCTACAGG TATCTGCAGACTCTCCACTTGCAATCCTGCGACTTGCTGGATGTATTCGGGGGCATCAGCTTCTTCCCACTGGACAAGATGACCTACCTGAAGATCCAGTCATTTGTCAACAGAGTGGAGGAGAGCCTCAGTCTCATCAAATACACAGCCTTCCTGTATAACGACCAGCTTATCTG GAGTGGACTGGAACAAGACGACATGAGGATCTTGTACAAGTACCTGACCACCTCGCTTTTCCCCAGACACTCTGAAccagag CTGGCTGGCAGGGACTCTCCTCTGAGGCCGGAGGTGGCAGGGAATCTGTTGCACTATGGGAG GTTTTTGACAGGACCTACCAATCTTAAAGATCCGGAGGCCAAATTCCGATTTCCAAAAATATTTGTCAGTGCAGAGGACGGCTATGAGGAGCTGCATCTGATTGTTTATAAG GCGATGAGCGCTGCAGCTTGTTTTATGATCAGCG CCTCTGTGGAGCTGACGAGGGACTTCTGTGAACAGCTGGACAGCTTGGTGGGCCCTCAGCTCACTTTGCTGGCATCTGACATATGTGAACAGTTCACAGTTAACCGCAGGATATCAGG GCCAGAGAAGGAGCCCCAGTTTAAGTTCATCTACTTCAACCACATGAACCTGGCGGAGAAGAGCACCATCCACATGAGGAAGACGGCCAGTGTTTGCCTCACCTCAGTGCACCCCGACCTCATGAAGATCCTGGGAGACATCAACTGTGACTTCGCCAG GGTGGATGAGGATGAAGAAATCATCGTTAAGGCCATGACAGACTACTGGGTAGTCGGCAAGAAGTCAGACCAGAGAGAACTGTATGTGATCCTGAATCAGAAGAACGCCAACCTGATTGAAGTTAACG AGGAGGTTAAGAGGCTTTGCGCGACGCAGTTCAACAACATTTTCTTCTTGGACTGA
- the ccz1 gene encoding vacuolar fusion protein CCZ1 homolog isoform X2 has protein sequence MASGMQEKQYTPSLLNFFIYNPTFGPREGEEEKKILFYHPSDVEKNEKIRNVGLCEAIVQFTRTFCPTKPAKSLHTQKNRQFFFEPEENFWIVMVVRNPMVEKPNKDGKPPTVEYQEEEILDTVYGAVVRQCYSMYKLFNGTFGRAMEAGGVEVLIQKLEKFFYRYLQTLHLQSCDLLDVFGGISFFPLDKMTYLKIQSFVNRVEESLSLIKYTAFLYNDQLIWSGLEQDDMRILYKYLTTSLFPRHSEPELAGRDSPLRPEVAGNLLHYGRFLTGPTNLKDPEAKFRFPKIFVSAEDGYEELHLIVYKAMSAAACFMISASVELTRDFCEQLDSLVGPQLTLLASDICEQFTVNRRISGPEKEPQFKFIYFNHMNLAEKSTIHMRKTASVCLTSVHPDLMKILGDINCDFARVDEDEEIIVKAMTDYWVVGKKSDQRELYVILNQKNANLIEVNEEVKRLCATQFNNIFFLD, from the exons ATGGCTTCAGGAATGCAAGAGAAACAGTACACACCATCTCTGCTCAATTTTTTCATTTACAACCCAACATTTGGACCACGGGAAGGAGAG GAAGAGAAGAAGATCCTGTTTTACCACCCAAGTGATGTGGAGAAGAACGAGAAGATCAGAAATGTGGGCCTTTGTGAGGCCATTGTACAGTTCACCAG AACGTTCTGTCCAACAAAACCAGCTAAATCCCTGCACACACAGAAGAATCGTCAGTTTTTCTTTGAGCCAGAGGAAAACTTCTGGATAGTCATG GTGGTGCGAAACCCGATGGTTGAGAAACCAAACAAAGATGGAAAACCTCCCACAGTAGAATATCAGGAAGAGGAAATACTT GACACTGTTTATGGAGCAGTAGTAAGGCAGTGCTACAGTATGTACAAG CTCTTCAATGGTACGTTTGGCAGAGCAATGGAAGCCGGCGGAGTGGAGGTGCTCATTCAGAAGCTTGAAAAGTTCTTCTACAGG TATCTGCAGACTCTCCACTTGCAATCCTGCGACTTGCTGGATGTATTCGGGGGCATCAGCTTCTTCCCACTGGACAAGATGACCTACCTGAAGATCCAGTCATTTGTCAACAGAGTGGAGGAGAGCCTCAGTCTCATCAAATACACAGCCTTCCTGTATAACGACCAGCTTATCTG GAGTGGACTGGAACAAGACGACATGAGGATCTTGTACAAGTACCTGACCACCTCGCTTTTCCCCAGACACTCTGAAccagag CTGGCTGGCAGGGACTCTCCTCTGAGGCCGGAGGTGGCAGGGAATCTGTTGCACTATGGGAG GTTTTTGACAGGACCTACCAATCTTAAAGATCCGGAGGCCAAATTCCGATTTCCAAAAATATTTGTCAGTGCAGAGGACGGCTATGAGGAGCTGCATCTGATTGTTTATAAG GCGATGAGCGCTGCAGCTTGTTTTATGATCAGCG CCTCTGTGGAGCTGACGAGGGACTTCTGTGAACAGCTGGACAGCTTGGTGGGCCCTCAGCTCACTTTGCTGGCATCTGACATATGTGAACAGTTCACAGTTAACCGCAGGATATCAGG GCCAGAGAAGGAGCCCCAGTTTAAGTTCATCTACTTCAACCACATGAACCTGGCGGAGAAGAGCACCATCCACATGAGGAAGACGGCCAGTGTTTGCCTCACCTCAGTGCACCCCGACCTCATGAAGATCCTGGGAGACATCAACTGTGACTTCGCCAG GGTGGATGAGGATGAAGAAATCATCGTTAAGGCCATGACAGACTACTGGGTAGTCGGCAAGAAGTCAGACCAGAGAGAACTGTATGTGATCCTGAATCAGAAGAACGCCAACCTGATTGAAGTTAACG AGGAGGTTAAGAGGCTTTGCGCGACGCAGTTCAACAACATTTTCTTCTTGGACTGA